Proteins from one Mesorhizobium sp. AR10 genomic window:
- a CDS encoding IS5 family transposase: protein MNRDYFWLTEEQFGRLVALLPTDTRGKPRVDDRRVISGIVHVLRSGGRWVDAPDAYGPRKTLYNRFVRWAAKGVWVDIFHALVSASGPPAEVLIDSSAVKAHRCASGGKGGEQNQAIGRSRGGRTTKIHALTDGLCRPIAFLLTGGQVADCSAADLLLEQMPKSPILHADKGYDTNAIRHKVEGKGTMPNIPPKANRRWKNCFSPFLYRDRNAIERMFGRLKDFRRIATRYDRSATSFLAAVCLAAIVSYWL, encoded by the coding sequence ATGAATCGCGATTATTTCTGGCTGACCGAGGAGCAGTTTGGGCGGCTCGTGGCGCTCTTGCCAACCGACACACGCGGGAAACCGCGGGTTGATGATCGCCGGGTGATCAGCGGTATCGTGCATGTCCTGAGGTCAGGTGGTCGTTGGGTCGACGCACCGGATGCCTACGGCCCGCGCAAGACGCTCTACAATCGCTTCGTCCGATGGGCGGCCAAGGGCGTCTGGGTCGACATCTTCCATGCCTTGGTCTCGGCTAGCGGACCACCCGCGGAGGTGCTTATCGACTCCTCGGCGGTGAAGGCGCATCGATGTGCCTCAGGCGGCAAAGGAGGGGAACAAAATCAGGCGATCGGCCGATCGCGCGGTGGTCGAACCACGAAAATCCACGCCCTGACCGACGGCCTGTGCCGCCCAATCGCTTTCCTTTTGACCGGTGGCCAGGTCGCCGATTGCAGTGCCGCGGATTTGCTTCTGGAGCAGATGCCGAAGAGCCCGATCCTGCACGCCGACAAGGGCTATGACACCAATGCCATCCGGCACAAGGTCGAGGGCAAAGGGACGATGCCGAACATTCCGCCGAAAGCTAACCGACGCTGGAAGAACTGCTTCTCGCCATTCCTATACCGCGATCGCAACGCCATCGAGCGGATGTTTGGACGGCTCAAGGATTTCCGCCGCATTGCCACACGATACGATCGATCGGCGACGAGCTTCCTCGCCGCCGTCTGCCTCGCGGCAATCGTCAGCTACTGGTTATGA
- a CDS encoding helix-turn-helix domain-containing protein yields the protein MKFGERIKDLRTQKGLTLDQLAQETGSSKSYIWELENKNPPRPSAEKLSAIAAALGVTVDYLFGADTQTLSEAEDTAFFRQYSGLPEETRRQLREMARILDTKTRK from the coding sequence ATGAAATTTGGTGAGCGGATCAAAGACTTACGAACGCAGAAGGGCTTAACGCTCGATCAGCTTGCGCAGGAGACCGGCTCGTCGAAGAGCTATATTTGGGAGCTCGAAAACAAGAATCCGCCCCGGCCGTCGGCCGAGAAGCTATCCGCGATCGCAGCCGCGCTGGGGGTTACCGTCGACTATCTATTCGGGGCCGACACGCAAACGCTCAGCGAGGCTGAGGACACCGCCTTCTTTCGACAATATAGCGGTCTGCCAGAGGAGACGCGTCGGCAGCTTCGAGAAATGGCCCGCATCCTCGATACAAAGACCCGCAAATGA
- a CDS encoding nucleotidyltransferase, translated as MNIQLAPTGLNPFDDPLDRILAEIALSVQLPPSLHDKAKSRYEAVRRHLEATTAFFDQIEHFYPQGSMAIDATISTRGTDDEYDLDIVSQLGGRFRGMAPLEILTELESALSDYPVQRVLRQTRCVTLFYADKMHLDVTPSLRVYSRLDRESRITHAKGPRRSDDDRLVDMNAYGFAQWYANRTPLELRMAKEFHRRWLDHAGLAARADADVDDVPDQCDFIVKNTATLALQLLKRVRNIRYASSAGRIPPSVMLSYYAGLAAQPNMSLSAMLVRLASWIIREVEQASLYGRLLHVANPVCATDVFTDRWPESIAQQDEFAEHLHELVRSLEAMRKGEMFPNAMMDTLRDDFGERVVTRAADQIAIEVGGGIQQSRQLYTRRGSVLFPTAAAVAASTVNPAVSAARPHTFFGRKI; from the coding sequence GTGAATATCCAGCTTGCGCCGACCGGCCTCAATCCTTTCGACGACCCTCTCGACCGCATCCTCGCCGAGATTGCGCTCAGCGTTCAGCTGCCGCCCTCGCTCCATGACAAGGCGAAGTCGCGTTATGAGGCGGTGCGGCGCCATCTAGAGGCCACCACCGCCTTCTTCGACCAGATCGAGCACTTCTACCCGCAGGGCTCCATGGCGATTGATGCGACGATTTCGACGCGCGGCACCGACGACGAGTATGATCTCGACATCGTCTCGCAGCTCGGCGGCCGCTTTCGCGGCATGGCGCCTCTTGAAATCCTGACCGAGCTGGAATCCGCGCTCAGTGACTATCCCGTGCAGCGTGTGTTGCGGCAGACGCGCTGCGTCACTCTGTTCTACGCCGACAAGATGCATCTCGACGTCACGCCGTCGCTGCGCGTCTACAGCAGGCTCGATCGCGAAAGCCGGATCACCCATGCCAAGGGTCCGAGGCGTTCGGACGACGACCGCCTGGTCGACATGAATGCCTATGGGTTCGCGCAGTGGTATGCGAACAGGACGCCGCTCGAACTGCGCATGGCGAAGGAGTTCCACCGGCGGTGGCTTGACCATGCGGGCCTTGCGGCTCGCGCCGACGCCGATGTGGACGATGTTCCAGATCAGTGCGACTTCATCGTCAAGAACACGGCGACGCTCGCCCTCCAGCTCCTCAAGCGCGTCCGCAACATTCGCTACGCCAGCTCTGCCGGGCGTATTCCGCCGTCGGTGATGCTCTCCTACTACGCCGGGCTCGCCGCGCAGCCGAACATGTCGCTCAGCGCCATGCTCGTTCGCCTCGCGAGTTGGATCATCCGCGAAGTTGAGCAGGCCTCGCTCTACGGGCGGCTCCTACATGTCGCCAATCCGGTCTGCGCGACCGATGTCTTCACCGACCGCTGGCCGGAATCCATTGCTCAGCAGGATGAGTTCGCCGAACACCTGCACGAGCTCGTCCGTTCGCTCGAGGCGATGCGCAAGGGCGAAATGTTCCCCAACGCGATGATGGACACGTTGCGCGACGACTTTGGCGAACGGGTCGTGACCCGTGCCGCAGACCAGATCGCCATCGAGGTTGGTGGCGGGATCCAGCAGTCCCGTCAGCTCTACACGCGACGCGGCAGCGTGCTGTTTCCTACTGCCGCCGCGGTCGCGGCGTCGACCGTCAACCCGGCGGTCTCGGCGGCGCGGCCCCACACTTTCTTCGGGCGCAAGATCTGA
- a CDS encoding cupin domain-containing protein, producing the protein MPKIGPKLRELRRRRNLGVRELAARSGISHSAISLIERDKMSPSVDTLGAVLDALGTTLPGFFSDLQSSLPYSPFYAAANLVEIGKVDTISYRVVGLDHPNRQLLMLHERYAPGADTGEEFTHAAQEAGMVLSGMVEITVGIEKKVLKPGDGYYFDSRLPHRFRNVYGGQSEIVSAITPPTY; encoded by the coding sequence ATGCCAAAGATTGGACCTAAACTTCGTGAATTGCGCCGCAGGAGAAACCTGGGGGTCCGGGAGTTGGCCGCGCGTTCGGGAATATCTCATTCCGCAATTTCGCTCATTGAGCGCGATAAAATGAGCCCTTCCGTGGACACGCTCGGAGCGGTCTTGGACGCCTTGGGCACCACGCTTCCTGGCTTCTTCTCAGACCTTCAATCAAGTCTTCCATATTCGCCATTCTACGCCGCCGCAAATCTCGTCGAAATTGGAAAGGTTGATACAATCTCGTATCGTGTCGTAGGCCTCGATCACCCCAATCGGCAGCTGCTGATGTTGCATGAACGATATGCGCCGGGCGCGGACACCGGCGAGGAGTTTACGCATGCCGCACAGGAGGCCGGTATGGTGCTTTCCGGCATGGTTGAGATCACGGTCGGAATTGAGAAGAAAGTTCTAAAGCCTGGTGATGGCTACTATTTCGATAGCCGTCTGCCACATCGGTTCCGGAACGTCTATGGCGGACAAAGCGAGATTGTGAGCGCGATTACACCGCCGACTTATTGA
- a CDS encoding AAA family ATPase, translated as MYLRNIELNSFRSFDEGEIELQKDLTVFVGENNGGKSNAIDAVRLLTSPLGGRREIYCESTDVRFQSATSYFELEGCFAELSTGQQARFISAATDASLTQARFGLRFDGTRAGVKPVLWAGKEGNSPEPGCHDMVRHVYPILR; from the coding sequence ATGTATCTCAGGAATATAGAGCTCAACAGCTTTCGCTCTTTCGACGAAGGAGAGATCGAACTCCAAAAAGACTTGACGGTCTTCGTGGGTGAAAACAACGGCGGCAAAAGCAACGCGATCGACGCAGTTCGCCTGCTTACGAGCCCTCTCGGTGGACGACGGGAAATATATTGCGAGTCGACGGACGTTCGCTTTCAAAGCGCGACCAGCTACTTCGAGCTGGAGGGGTGCTTCGCAGAGCTTTCGACGGGGCAGCAAGCCCGCTTCATTTCGGCTGCGACGGATGCGTCGCTGACCCAAGCGCGCTTCGGCTTGCGTTTCGATGGCACGCGAGCCGGCGTCAAACCGGTGCTCTGGGCCGGCAAAGAAGGAAACTCTCCAGAACCAGGCTGCCACGACATGGTCCGGCACGTCTATCCGATTCTACGCTAA
- a CDS encoding ImmA/IrrE family metallo-endopeptidase: MSDPSRPQPLNEAARITQMLDLVLGADRFDRAPVDVIGLALEYSRKVAPQSPIHEVVERNIPGCVGALVYGEARPRQWAIMYHLGQSAGRRSFTVGHEFAHYVLHRELIEEDGRFDGGIYCDENAVVRRDGSGIEQEADEFAAALLMPFHDFRRQLPAKASADFDALSRVAKRYGVSLTAAILRWLEYTETRAIMVVSNEGFAHWAKPSKAALKSGRYIRTRDTVFELPLQAFAARRDYSDAALAGVTQQAGVWFPEPVHEMCLRSDRYDQEITVLQFEAEGPRFQEEEEESDVFDHFVRNGQVPDR, encoded by the coding sequence ATGAGCGATCCGAGCCGTCCCCAGCCGCTGAACGAGGCAGCGCGAATTACCCAGATGCTCGACTTGGTCCTCGGAGCGGATCGGTTTGATCGCGCGCCCGTCGACGTGATCGGTCTTGCGCTGGAGTATTCCCGAAAGGTCGCGCCCCAGAGTCCCATCCACGAAGTCGTCGAGCGCAACATCCCAGGCTGCGTTGGGGCCTTGGTCTATGGCGAGGCGCGGCCGCGCCAATGGGCGATTATGTACCATCTCGGCCAGTCTGCGGGGCGCCGCTCGTTCACCGTGGGGCACGAGTTTGCCCACTACGTCCTGCACCGCGAGTTAATCGAGGAGGACGGGCGTTTCGACGGCGGGATCTATTGCGACGAGAACGCGGTAGTTCGTCGCGACGGGTCCGGTATTGAGCAGGAAGCCGACGAGTTTGCCGCCGCGTTGCTCATGCCGTTTCATGACTTCCGTCGCCAGCTGCCAGCCAAGGCTAGCGCCGATTTCGACGCGCTCAGTCGAGTGGCAAAGCGCTACGGCGTTTCGCTGACTGCGGCGATCTTGCGCTGGCTCGAATACACCGAGACGCGGGCAATCATGGTGGTGTCGAATGAGGGGTTTGCCCATTGGGCGAAACCCAGCAAGGCGGCGCTTAAATCGGGACGCTACATCCGCACGAGAGACACCGTATTCGAACTCCCCCTGCAGGCCTTTGCGGCACGACGCGATTATTCCGATGCGGCGCTTGCCGGCGTCACGCAGCAAGCTGGCGTCTGGTTTCCCGAGCCGGTGCACGAGATGTGCCTCCGCTCCGACCGCTACGATCAGGAAATCACGGTGCTGCAATTTGAAGCGGAAGGCCCACGCTTTCAGGAGGAGGAAGAGGAGAGTGACGTCTTCGACCATTTTGTTCGGAACGGACAGGTTCCGGATCGCTAG
- a CDS encoding NAD(P)H-dependent flavin oxidoreductase, with product MPNAFTTLVGIEIPIVQAPMGGATSPQFAAAVSNAGGLGMLALGWSPPEAVRAEIRATKALTERPFGVNLVLTYPQEERLAICLEEGVAVVSFFWGQAGSLTVAAHRGGATVLHTAGSAEQARISAEDGADAIVAQGWEAGGHVYGRVATMALVPAVVDQVAPVPVLAAGGIADGRGLAAAMALGAAGAWIGTRFLASIEAPIHPRYRDRILTAKETDTEYGTVFSVGWPDAPHRSLRNKTIEAWEAAGRPPVGGRPNEGAVVAKSPHGDVVSYQSHTPGSGDEGDIDALALWSGQGVSLVRHAQPAAEIVREMSDEARAILARLGNDPSF from the coding sequence ATGCCCAACGCTTTCACTACTCTCGTCGGCATAGAGATCCCGATTGTCCAGGCGCCAATGGGTGGAGCTACGTCTCCGCAATTCGCGGCCGCGGTTAGCAATGCAGGCGGTCTCGGGATGCTCGCCCTCGGCTGGAGTCCGCCCGAAGCGGTACGCGCAGAAATTCGGGCCACCAAGGCCCTGACCGAGCGACCATTCGGCGTCAATCTCGTGTTGACTTATCCGCAGGAGGAGCGCCTCGCGATCTGCTTAGAAGAAGGCGTGGCGGTAGTCTCATTTTTCTGGGGCCAGGCAGGCTCGCTGACGGTTGCGGCGCATCGTGGCGGGGCAACGGTGCTGCATACGGCAGGAAGCGCGGAACAGGCTCGGATATCAGCCGAGGATGGCGCGGACGCAATCGTCGCGCAAGGCTGGGAGGCCGGTGGCCACGTTTACGGTAGAGTTGCCACGATGGCGTTGGTTCCGGCAGTTGTTGACCAGGTCGCGCCGGTCCCCGTTCTTGCCGCCGGTGGCATTGCGGATGGACGCGGTCTAGCCGCGGCGATGGCACTTGGTGCCGCGGGCGCCTGGATCGGTACCCGCTTTCTCGCGAGCATCGAAGCTCCAATCCATCCGCGCTATCGCGACCGCATCCTCACAGCCAAGGAGACGGACACAGAATACGGGACTGTTTTCAGCGTCGGCTGGCCCGACGCTCCGCACCGTAGCCTCCGCAACAAAACGATTGAAGCTTGGGAGGCGGCCGGACGCCCGCCGGTGGGTGGGCGTCCCAACGAAGGCGCGGTCGTTGCAAAGTCGCCACATGGTGATGTGGTTTCATACCAATCTCACACGCCGGGATCGGGTGACGAGGGCGATATTGATGCCCTTGCCCTATGGTCGGGCCAAGGCGTCAGCCTCGTCCGCCACGCCCAGCCCGCCGCTGAGATTGTCCGCGAAATGAGCGACGAGGCGCGGGCAATACTCGCACGGCTTGGGAACGATCCATCTTTCTAA
- the hisD gene encoding histidinol dehydrogenase, producing MTPRLDALKGKFVQLKQPIRDAVSDTAQVETTVKEIIANVRVRGDAAVREYSLAFDKAHVANFEVTEEEKLKAVADLDPQTREDTEFAIANVRRFAEAQLGTILPLEIESLPGLHLGHRVIPIETIGCYVPGGRYPLLSAPVMTIVPARVAGCDQVIACLPPNAHPAMIAGCHLAGADRIFRVGGAQAIAAMAYGTETIPAVDKIVGPGNAFVNEAKRQVFGQVGIDQLAGPSEIFVVADETANASMIAMDLLAQAEHDVRTRVGVVTTNRKLAEDILSEVENQLENLPTAPVAGVAWKDYGEITVVEDEEAMIAYSDHIATEHLQVHTRDPQATAKKLRNYGSIFIGELASVVYSDKCCGTNHTLPTMGAGRYTGGLWVGSYVKIATHQWLDERGVAAVAPAAVRQSATEKLEGHRRAAALRLSPKQLAAE from the coding sequence ATGACGCCGCGTCTTGATGCGTTGAAAGGAAAATTTGTCCAGCTCAAGCAACCAATCAGAGACGCCGTCTCCGACACAGCTCAGGTCGAAACAACCGTAAAGGAGATCATCGCAAATGTCCGCGTGCGAGGTGACGCGGCGGTTCGCGAATATTCCCTCGCCTTCGACAAGGCTCATGTCGCAAACTTCGAGGTCACCGAGGAAGAGAAGCTGAAGGCTGTTGCCGATCTTGATCCGCAGACCCGCGAGGACACCGAGTTCGCTATTGCCAATGTCCGTCGCTTCGCCGAGGCACAACTTGGCACGATTCTGCCCCTCGAAATAGAGAGCCTTCCCGGTCTCCACCTCGGTCATCGTGTGATCCCGATTGAAACGATTGGCTGCTACGTACCGGGCGGTCGCTACCCGCTTCTCTCCGCTCCGGTGATGACCATCGTACCGGCAAGGGTCGCTGGCTGCGACCAGGTTATCGCCTGCCTTCCACCAAACGCTCACCCGGCAATGATCGCTGGCTGCCATCTCGCGGGCGCAGATCGCATCTTCCGCGTCGGCGGCGCGCAAGCAATCGCCGCCATGGCATATGGCACCGAGACGATCCCAGCTGTCGACAAGATCGTTGGGCCCGGCAATGCCTTCGTTAACGAAGCAAAGCGTCAGGTGTTCGGCCAGGTCGGCATCGACCAGCTTGCCGGCCCCAGCGAAATATTCGTCGTTGCTGACGAAACGGCCAATGCATCAATGATCGCGATGGACCTGCTCGCCCAGGCCGAACACGACGTTCGCACCCGTGTTGGTGTGGTCACCACCAACCGCAAACTCGCTGAAGACATTCTAAGCGAAGTCGAGAATCAGTTGGAAAACCTGCCGACGGCACCGGTGGCAGGGGTCGCGTGGAAGGACTACGGCGAGATCACCGTTGTCGAGGACGAAGAGGCGATGATTGCCTACTCCGATCACATCGCAACTGAGCACTTGCAGGTCCACACCCGTGATCCGCAGGCAACCGCGAAGAAGCTGCGCAACTACGGCTCGATTTTCATCGGGGAACTTGCCAGTGTCGTCTATTCCGACAAGTGCTGTGGCACGAACCATACCCTCCCGACGATGGGGGCAGGCCGCTACACAGGTGGCCTCTGGGTCGGTTCCTACGTGAAGATCGCTACCCACCAATGGCTGGACGAACGTGGCGTCGCCGCCGTTGCTCCGGCAGCGGTTCGCCAGAGCGCGACCGAAAAGCTCGAGGGCCATCGCCGCGCCGCCGCACTTCGTCTCAGCCCAAAGCAACTCGCCGCGGAGTGA
- a CDS encoding CBASS cGAMP-activated phospholipase gives MNYIPPRRSDGTIQHARLKQSWPQGRPLRILSIDGGGIRGVFPAAVLAELESRFLGGASIANHFDMIAGTSTGGIIALALAHGMTAGQALNIYLERGERIFPPAAGLRKMSRALRWLFKPKHDQAALKEELLRIFGDKVLDDAVTRLVIPSFEGRHGEPFLYKTPHHPDYQKDRHKKFAHVALHTTAAPSYYPGVEDDGYVMIDGGIWANNPVMNALIDALACFDIAREDVRILSLGTGESTFTVDERARTGGIKDWAFMRSFNAAARAQSRNALGQAYLLVGKNNVTRIDVPESDAPIAMDDVQRSIRELPMVARSLVEGAGHHIERVFLDGTVEKFIRCPMTRKRLIGHSSLSGRE, from the coding sequence ATGAACTATATTCCGCCGCGCCGGTCTGACGGCACGATCCAACATGCTCGACTAAAGCAGTCATGGCCGCAGGGCCGCCCGTTGCGCATCCTGTCGATCGACGGTGGCGGAATTCGCGGCGTGTTTCCTGCGGCGGTCCTGGCCGAACTCGAAAGCCGCTTCCTGGGCGGCGCTTCCATCGCCAATCACTTCGACATGATTGCCGGCACCTCAACGGGCGGCATCATCGCGCTCGCCCTTGCCCACGGGATGACGGCCGGACAGGCCTTGAACATCTATCTCGAGCGCGGCGAGCGCATCTTTCCGCCGGCGGCGGGGCTCCGCAAGATGTCGAGGGCGTTGCGCTGGCTGTTCAAGCCAAAGCACGACCAGGCAGCCCTCAAGGAGGAGCTGCTGCGGATTTTTGGCGACAAGGTGCTGGACGATGCCGTCACCCGGCTGGTCATCCCGAGCTTCGAAGGGCGCCACGGAGAGCCGTTCCTCTACAAGACGCCGCACCACCCGGACTACCAGAAGGACCGCCATAAGAAGTTTGCGCATGTGGCGCTCCACACGACGGCGGCCCCGTCCTATTACCCCGGTGTCGAGGACGACGGCTACGTCATGATCGATGGCGGCATTTGGGCCAACAATCCGGTCATGAACGCGCTGATCGACGCCCTCGCCTGCTTCGACATCGCGCGCGAGGACGTGCGTATCCTGAGCCTGGGAACGGGTGAGTCCACTTTCACTGTCGATGAGCGGGCGCGCACCGGCGGCATCAAGGATTGGGCGTTCATGCGCTCTTTCAATGCGGCCGCCCGCGCGCAATCCCGCAATGCCCTGGGACAAGCCTATCTGCTGGTCGGCAAGAACAACGTCACAAGGATCGATGTGCCGGAAAGCGACGCGCCGATCGCGATGGATGACGTTCAGCGCTCGATCCGGGAGCTGCCGATGGTGGCACGCAGTCTTGTCGAAGGCGCCGGGCATCACATCGAGCGAGTGTTTCTCGACGGCACAGTCGAGAAATTCATCCGGTGTCCGATGACGCGTAAGCGTCTGATCGGGCACTCGTCTCTATCGGGCCGTGAGTAG